One Amaranthus tricolor cultivar Red isolate AtriRed21 chromosome 1, ASM2621246v1, whole genome shotgun sequence DNA window includes the following coding sequences:
- the LOC130814822 gene encoding uncharacterized protein LOC130814822 — protein MGKMAWHIHMMKESLWVRWVHGVYTKGGKWEIFNAPITVSWVMKKICFTKDTLRSWIFQDNYSIKAVYHETFKSTPKVKWRFVVWNRMSIPRHRFCCWLMALDKLKTKDKLQDWGVTADDLCPLCMSTKETVCHLYFDCLFSQKCLNSMEAWLGFRFKRIDKMDFRKLKLKKLHQQFMRFIYTCTIYAIWRSWNVAVWENMVPTPGYMVLQIQSEIVLRFKAIHSSAADWLACL, from the coding sequence ATGGGGAAGATGGCCTGGCACATTCACATGATGAAAGAGTCCTTGTGGGTTCGATGGGTCCATGGTGTGTATACCAAAGGTGGTAAATGGGAGATTTTCAATGCACCCATCACTGTTAGTTGGGTTATGAAGAAGATCTGTTTCACCAAAGACACTTTGAGGAGTTGGATCTTTCAGGATAATTATTCCATTAAAGCTGTGTATCATGAGACTTTCAAGTCCACTCCAAAAGTTAAATGGAGATTTGTGGTATGGAATAGAATGTCTATCCCAAGACATCGTTTTTGTTGTTGGCTCATGGCTTTGGATAAGCTTAAAACTAAAGATAAGCTCCAAGATTGGGGTGTAACAGCTGATGACCTTTGCCCCCTGTGCATGAGTACTAAGGAAACGGTTTGCCACCTATATTTTGATTGCCTATTcagccaaaaatgtttaaatagtATGGAAGCATGGTTGGGTTTTAGATTCAAGCGCATTGATAAAATGGATTTCCGCAAACTCAAATTGAAGAAGCTTCACCAACAATTCATGCGTTTCATCTATACTTGTACTATTTATGCCATATGGAGGAGTTGGAATGTTGCTGTTTGGGAAAACATGGTGCCTACTCCTGGATACATGGTTCTTCAAATCCAATCGGAGATTGTGCTTCGCTTCAAAGCAATCCATTCTTCTGCTGCTGACTGGCTGGCCTGCCTATGA
- the LOC130799154 gene encoding protein VACUOLELESS GAMETOPHYTES-like: protein MTSRETSHHKHPLYEFDCKSQYKCNGCEMHGFGKRFRCKKCDYDLHPECNYAEAIIEFEGQKYEFCAKPPKGVNCYKKHKCKSGCRCCDACGLTLMGYTYHCSDTDLDFHPKCVKLDRKIVIEDVIFTLQDQMPQYSNCARCEKKLLEGAVEKIPGWSYVSEYGDCNFHVYCVMKMANKYNGSASSSSSSSSSFKNVSSGNQSVTLQKTVQPGPDKIKWKKHIISCKSRSCWFAIIKTFLSTVFFIVLGDPTTIVATTVAHLVTQAAFNVG from the exons ATGACGAGCCGAGAAACAAGTCATCACAAACATCCCCTTTATGAATTTGATTGCAAAAGTCAATACAAGTGTAACGGATGTGAGATGCATGGTTTTGGGAAAAGATTTAGATGTAAAAAATGCGATTATGATTTACATCCCGAATGCAATTATGCAGAAGCGATAATAGAATTTGAAGGACAAAAGTATGAATTTTGTGCAAAGCCCCCAAAAGGGGTGAACTGCTACAAAAAGCATAAGTGCAAGTCTGGTTGTAGATGTTGTGATGCTTGTGGATTAACACTTATGGGATATACGTATCATTGTAGTGACACCGATTTGGATTTTCATCCTAAATGTGTTAAATTAGATCGTAAAATCGTCATTGAAGATGTCATATTTACTCTTCAAGATCAGATGCCTCAGTATTCCAATTGTGCAAGGTGCGAAAAGAAGTTATTAGAAG GAGCCGTAGAAAAGATCCCAGGGTGGTCATATGTATCTGAATATGGCGACTGTAATTTCCACGTTTATTGTGTGATGAAAATGGCCAATAAATATAATGGTTCAGCATCGTCGTCTTCGTCGTCGTCCTCTTCTTTTAAAAATGTAAGTTCAGGGAATCAGTCTGTTACGTTGCAGAAAACTGTGCAGCCCGGCCCGGACAAAATCAAGTGGAAGAAACATATAATAAGTtgtaaaagtagaagttgctgGTTCGCGATAATCAAAACATTTTTGAGTACTGTTTTTTTCATAGTTCTTGGAGATCCAACCACAATTGTTGCAACTACTGTGGCTCATTTGGTTACTCAAGCTGCTTTCAATGTCGGATAA